ACAAGGTCTCGATTCAGCTTAGGACGCTATAGATTATCCATTTATAGGCAAAAGTTTAGAACTTACCCAGTTTTAATCGTTGAAGTTATCTCCTGATCCCTAGAAACTAAATGATAAAAACAACACGATAAAAGACACGTCCATTCAAATATTTTCTTCCATTTCAAAACTTCGATATTGCCCTCGAATTTATCCAAATATTCGCTTTAACTGTTCCCAGACAAATCGGCGCTTTTGTTTGCGAAAAAGGCTTTAAAAAATTGCGATTTGATAACATTGGAGTGCTTAGAGTTCTGCTATAACCATTAAAAGTCTGATAAAAATATGGAACAACAATGAAAATATATGTCACCAGCATCATGGTCGATAGCCAAGAAAAAGCTTGTCAGTTTTATACAGAAAAACTCGGTTTTAAAGTCAAACATGATGTACCAGTGGGTGATTATCGCTGGCTGACTTTGGTTTCACCCGAAAGTCCCGAGGGAGTTGAACTGCTACTGGAGCCTGATGCACATCCTGCAGCACAGCCGTTTAAAGCTGCGATCAAAGCAGATCTCATTCCCTATACGTCTTTTCAAGTGGAGGACCTTGATGCGGAATATGAACGACTCAAAAACTTAGGGGTACGCTTTACCAGTGAACCGATGCGGGCAGGAAAAGTTAAAGTTGCAGTCTTTGATGATACCTGCGGGAATCTCATTCAACTGATGCAGGTCTGCGCAGGAAGTTGATTTTCTCATCTGTGATGCAGTAGAGAAATAAAATTCTGAGAAAAGCACTTTTATGTGAGAAAAAAATCATAAATACGCTGCATTTGGGAAAATATTTTTTAGATAACCTGAAAGCCAAGATTTTTTTCCAAAAATTGCTAAAAAGACTTTATCTTCGGGAAACAATCCCGCCCTTGGATTGTTAAATTATATCTCAAGGGTGTGACGGGATCGAAAAGAGTAGCATGCTACCAGTGGCGCAAAACGCGTGAGTAGTACTTACCCAAAAGGTCTTGATTCGGCTTAGGACGCTATAAATCAAAAGTTTATAGGCTATAAGATCATCACTTACAAAGTTATGATAGTTGAAGTAAACAACATGTTTTCCCAGACACCCAAAAAAATTTGAACTCGAATAAAATCTAAATCAGAAAAAATAAATTTTAATATTTCGCGAGAAAATCGAAAAATCCTGCTGTTATCGTTTCGCTTACATCATTTTATTTTAAATTTTCAATCTAATCCCTGCTCAAAAACTGGCTGTATATAAGGTGATGAATACCAAGGATTAAGGCTATTTTCTGTAATTGGTGAGTGATTGACAGCTGAAACATGGCTTGCTATTTTTCGCGCTCGCTTTTGTATGCTGTTATTCCCATGGCTCTAAATGACAACTTTGTTTATACACCGCCTCAAGAAGACTTGGTGATCGTTTATGAAGACGATGATTTGGTGGTAATTGAAAAGCCTGCGGGCTTGTTGTCTGTGCCAGGACGTTTACCAGAACACCAAGATAGTGCCTATTTACGGGTTTTAGCGCAGTATCCACATGCCAAAATTACCCATCGTTTAGATATGGCGACCTCGGGCATTTTAATGTTTGCCAAGCACCGCGATGCCGAAGTTGCGGTCAGTAAAATGTTCCAAGCTCGCACGGTAGATAAACACTATATTGCTTTAGTTCAAGGCCAGTTAGATGCTGAAGGCCGTGTTGAAGTACCACTGATTACCGACTGGGAAAACCGACCACGACAGATTGTACACTTTGAACTGGGTAAACCTGCAAAAACGCTTTATCAAGCTCTTAGCTATGACACTGAAACCGATATTACGCGAGTTTTACTGACCCCGATTACGGGCCGTTCACATCAGCTACGTGTACATATGCAATATATTGGGCATCCAATTACAGGGGATAAGTTATATCACCCTGAGCCAACACGGAGTCCGTTAAAACGTATGGCTTTACATGCCAGTTTTCTTGCCTTTCAGCAGCCTTTAAGTGGAAAATCGGTCGCTATTCATGGAAGTGTTCCATTTTAACTGTGTCACATTTTATTTCTATTTTGAGAAATACTTAAAATTTGGGATATCGTGCAGTTTAAAAAACCGTTAGCGTAAGTTGTATGAGCGTACTTTTATCCAGTGTGCTTATCTTTGTGGAAATTAACATTTGAGTTTGGCTTTTTGGCCATGGTCATGACTGATTGAAATTGAATGAAAATATGTTTGTCTGTTCCACGGCTTACTGTTTGAATTTGATGTGTTCTTATCGCTGAGTTTTAAAAAAGAAAAATAACGTTCCCGTAGGGAGATAGGCCATGCTTTATGTATTCGCTGTCATTCTTGTCCTGCTGTGTGCGGTTATATGTTGGCAAAAAATACACAGCCTTACCCAAAAAAAGAAGATTGAATCTTTAGAAATCAATTTAGAGCGCAGTCGAAACAGTTTAGAAGTCTATGAACAGCAGCAAAGAGAATTACAACACCGGCTGACCAGTTTAAGAATTGAGCTTGGAACCCTCAGACAACGTAACGAAACCTTGAGTCCTTACCAAGAAATTATTGATGTTGAACACTATGTTATTGAACGTCACAACCAAGTCGAATTGTTTGCTGAAACAGTCAAGTTTGATGCCGAACAGATGCTCAAACAATGTCGGCAGCGCATTGAAAAAGTCCATCACTTCTTAACGGAATATGAGCGTAAAGCCAAAGAAATGAGCATGTTGCGTGCCAGAGAAAAATTGGGAGCTTTTTTTCACATGGCTGAAGAGCGACAACATTTGGCTGAAATATCAAAGGCCTTACACCATAAAATTGAAACCTACAGCCAGGGTTATCATCTGCCTTCGGAGCAGTTATTAGATGAACTCATCGAAGGCTATGGGAAAACGGATGCGGCCTTTCATTTACAAAAAGTCCGGCAACAGGTGATTCGTGCGGTTGAGCAAAATGACGTTGTGAATTGCGCCTTTATGGATGAGAATCGGCGATTATCGATGATGATCTTGGTTTCACAGTTATTTAATACGAAAGCAGACTTTTATTTACAACGCGTGAGCAAAGACAATCTTGGCCTTTTAATTCAAGCTTTGCAGGATGATTTCACCCTCATCAATCACTATGGTGCGGTCTTTGGCCATACTCAGATACAAGACAGTTATCTGGCTTTACGTTTAGAAGAACTCAAATTTGCGGCCATATTAGAAAGCTTAAAAAGCCGCGATTTGCAGTTTCAATCGGACATTTTAGTTGAGGATCGAGTTTTACACTAACATGGCAAAGTCTGTGTGAAATAAACACCAAACAAGGTTAGAAAAATCAGACATAACTGCTATAAAAATGAGCAAAATATGCTATGTTGAAGTCACTATTTTGTCACTTGCCAACGATATATTGGCTAAAAAGATAACAAGGACATACGCATGACACGTGATTATGAATTATATCCAGATGATGATAACGGAAATGTACTTTGGCAAATGGCTGAGGATGGCGACGACCTGTCTGAACCGCATGAAATAGAATATTCGATTGCCTTTCAAGAGCAATCACAAGCAGAAAAGTGTGCGCTGTATTTATTACAAGAAGAGCAAAAAATTACGTTGTTTGTCGATGAAGAAAGCGATGTATCTGAGTGGATTATTACCATCTATGTCTATATGGAACCTGAGTATTCTGACATTGTCGACTTAGAGCAATGGTTTACTAAAATTGCAGAACAGTTTGGTGGCGAATATGACGGCTGGGGCTGTATGGCCTATGTCTATGACGACGAAGATGATGAAGACTATGAGCAAGGTCAGGCTTAAGAAATGGTCAAAGTTAAAGCATGTTGAAAAACATGCTTTTTTTTATTGCTGAGTAGAAAAAGCCAGTAGGCCAAGCTTGGCTATTTAAAAAAAAGATGCACAAAAAAAATACAGTATGTGGGTTTAAGCGTTTTAAACTAAATCTGAATATTTGAATAGAACGAGAAAAATCATGTCAAATAGCGTTCAATTACACCGCGTATTTAGTGCGCCCGTCGAGCGCG
This DNA window, taken from Acinetobacter sp. WCHA55, encodes the following:
- a CDS encoding VOC family protein, coding for MKIYVTSIMVDSQEKACQFYTEKLGFKVKHDVPVGDYRWLTLVSPESPEGVELLLEPDAHPAAQPFKAAIKADLIPYTSFQVEDLDAEYERLKNLGVRFTSEPMRAGKVKVAVFDDTCGNLIQLMQVCAGS
- a CDS encoding RluA family pseudouridine synthase, coding for MALNDNFVYTPPQEDLVIVYEDDDLVVIEKPAGLLSVPGRLPEHQDSAYLRVLAQYPHAKITHRLDMATSGILMFAKHRDAEVAVSKMFQARTVDKHYIALVQGQLDAEGRVEVPLITDWENRPRQIVHFELGKPAKTLYQALSYDTETDITRVLLTPITGRSHQLRVHMQYIGHPITGDKLYHPEPTRSPLKRMALHASFLAFQQPLSGKSVAIHGSVPF
- a CDS encoding DUF5660 family protein, yielding MLYVFAVILVLLCAVICWQKIHSLTQKKKIESLEINLERSRNSLEVYEQQQRELQHRLTSLRIELGTLRQRNETLSPYQEIIDVEHYVIERHNQVELFAETVKFDAEQMLKQCRQRIEKVHHFLTEYERKAKEMSMLRAREKLGAFFHMAEERQHLAEISKALHHKIETYSQGYHLPSEQLLDELIEGYGKTDAAFHLQKVRQQVIRAVEQNDVVNCAFMDENRRLSMMILVSQLFNTKADFYLQRVSKDNLGLLIQALQDDFTLINHYGAVFGHTQIQDSYLALRLEELKFAAILESLKSRDLQFQSDILVEDRVLH
- a CDS encoding ribonuclease E inhibitor RraB: MTRDYELYPDDDNGNVLWQMAEDGDDLSEPHEIEYSIAFQEQSQAEKCALYLLQEEQKITLFVDEESDVSEWIITIYVYMEPEYSDIVDLEQWFTKIAEQFGGEYDGWGCMAYVYDDEDDEDYEQGQA